Below is a window of Drosophila miranda strain MSH22 chromosome 3, D.miranda_PacBio2.1, whole genome shotgun sequence DNA.
ATTGCCGCCGCCtcgttcttttctttttcccctTATTCATGGCTTTACTTTTGTTTTGGATCTTTCTGCATTTCCTTTCCCCCATTCAAATGGTCtttaaatagattttccttCTTCTTCCCCCCTCCTTTGCCGTTTCTCTTTTTGTTGTTAAGTAGGCGtggcacccacacacagagagCTCTGActctgtttgttttttttgttttgagtGGCTGTACGCGAGATGATTGGGTCGATCGATAACGGAATAATCATTCAGAGAGCCGGGGTGTACACCTACTCCCAGTAGGCCGCAGCAGCTAATCGACACTTTTTCACTGCACAATCGATGCACACTGCCGCTGCACTCGTAATCGCCGCCTCTGCAGGGTCACTTGGAAGTCAATGGAAATGGGTCGAAGTCGCGACGCCGTGCGACCCAAATTGCAATATGCAGAGCACTCGGATTCGCTTGGCAGCAGAGAGAACACTTGTCGCCGTTTGATTGCCCTACTAGTCGGTAATCCTCTTGCCTTAAGTTGTTTGTGGGACACATTCAACAATATggaccataccataccatacatAACAAATTCTCCGATACTGTGCGATCTTCTGGCAGAGCTTTTGTTTTTACTGCATTCATCTGGTGCGGTACAAGTACGAAAGTGAAACACTTTTGTATGCCCTGCAGAAATGTTGAATGATTGGAAATCCCCTGATCTTTCTCTAACAGATTAGTAGTGTATCGTCTATTCAGCCTGAGAAAATGTACCCAATTTGTTATTAGATATTTCCCCCACACACATGTGTGAACATTAAACGAAAATATTACGGCCCAGCTGGCTATAAATAAGAATGAAATATCGCTCAAAAAATTACAAATTGTGTCCCGTTCAATGCTCATTTGCTTCGGATACTGATGGTTACGACTTTTCTTGTACTTTTGCCGAAATGTCAGATTATTCAAATACTGAATATAAATATTTGGtctattgtttattgtttttaaGGCTGCATCTCTGCCAACAGCCATTGCTGTCGATACATTCTACCTGAAACCCTGCACCATTTCATGGTCGTCGATGTCATTAATGCCGCGGAATGGTCAACAGATGTTGTCCGGTCCAGTTTTAATTTAGATGTGGCTCATataattggtaaaaaaaataGTAGTATTTTTCCAGCTAATCTCTTGCTCCGATTCGTTCATGTTTCCCCCAAAATTCAGGGCACTCAAGATTTCATATTCGTCTAGTCTATACACTCCAGTCACTTCATTTCCTGCCCATTCCCCACTACTTATTAAGCAATCTGATAGGTATTATCTGTAGCAGATGATTTGAATTAAGTGCTGTTCTGTGAGGAAAAATTCATTCAACTTTCGAGGTCTATGATAGTCACTATTAATCGCTGTTTTCTGTGCTCTTATCAGTGTCTGTTTAGTCAAAATTATAGAAAACACCTCCTCTGATTGATTCATGTGCCACTCTACATACCCGATGAGGATCGTTCAGTGGAAATCCGCTGTTGCCCGACATCTTCGAGTTGATCGCACTCGCTTATCTGAGCGCCTAATTATTAAATCGGTGCTCgccgttgaattggcggctTTAACCCTAGTCCCTCCCCATCAGACCATTTGACCGACGAAAGTGGAGAGATTAGTGACGATCACGATCAGTGACGTGTCACTGGAATATCTGGCTTTATCAGCGGAATGCGTCACACTCCATATTCGAGTGCCGACAGACAATTGAAGTCAATTAATGGGGGAGGACAGTGACACTTTTTGTTCATTTTTTGGTGACAAACGATATACAAGAATTCATTAACTTTCGTTTTCACTTGCAGCTCAAGATGAAATCAAAGTACGAGAACATGAAGATCATCTATAACCGGAGTAAGATCGGCTGGTATTGGGCGCCTCTCTTTGTGTCCTTCTGGTTCCTGCTCTTCTACTTGGTGGCGGTTTCCAGTTTCCATCGCATGCCGCGCCTGAAGACAACACAGGATGAGCTTCAGCAGCCGGGCCAATTCATTGGGGAGCGGGCCGAGAACACCCTCCTGAGACTATCCAAAATTGGGCCAAAGGTCGTGGGCAGTGCGGCCAACGAGCAGGTGGCCGTGCAGTTCCtgctcagtgaaattaccgaCATCATCGACGGTGCTCGTACCGATCTCTACAACATCGAGAAGGATGTGCAGATTGCGTCGGGCAACTACCTGCTCTGGTCCATGGTGAATGTCTATCAAAGTGTCCAGAATGTGGTGGTCAAGCTGTCACCCAAAAATGCCACCAGCGAGGCCGCCCTCTTGATCAACACTCACTTTGATTCGGTGCCGGGCAGCTCGGGAGCGGGAGACGCCGGCATGATGTGTGTGATCATGCTGGAAGTATTGAGGGTCATCACCAAGTACGAGACTCCGCTCACCTACTCGGTGGTCTTCCTCTTCAATGGAGCCGAGGAGAATCCGCTGCAGGGCAGCCACGCCTTCATCACACAGCACCCTTGGGCCCAGAACGTCAAGTGAGTGATGCTGGGATTTCGagcatatatatttttatcaCAACTTTACTATCCCCTAGGGCGGTTATGAACTTGGACTCGGCAGGCAGCGGAGGACGGGAAATTCTCTTTCAATCTGGTCCTGACAATCCTTGGTTGATGAAGGTACACAGACCCTCGCATTACTTCAGTTTGGAGCTCATTTTAATCTCCTATTTTATTTTTCAGTACTACGGCAAGAACATAGTTCATCCTTTTGCTTCCACTATTGGCGAGGAACTGTTCCAGAATGGGTTTGTGCCATCGGAGACGGACTTTCGAGTATTCCGTGACTTTGGCAATATACCTGGTACGGAATTCTTTTGCCTTCCAAAAAGCAGatactaaatatatatattcccATTAAACAGGACTCGATATGGCACAGGTCTTGAATGGGTATGTGTACCACACCAAATACGATCGCTTCAATCTTATCCCGCGACGCACCTATCAACTGACGGGAGATAATATTTTGGCTCTGGTGAAGGCACTAGCAAATGCCGAAGAATTGGAGAATCCTTCGGTGCGTTTTATTCACATAACAAACGACAATTTCATATTAATAACTTCAGCAATTATATAGAAATACGCCGAGGGACACATGATATTTTTTGATGTGCTTGGCTGGTTCTTTGTCTACTATCCGGAGAGCACGGGCGAGATCATCAATATATCCGTTTGTGTTGTGGTGTGCGCCACCATTGTGGGCTACATTTGGATCATGTCGAGCAGCACAGGCATGTTCAGGCGAAGGATTTGGGTCAAGTTCGGTATTCTCACTGCCCTGCAGGTGGCTGGGGTGGGCTTGGGTATCGGGCTGGTCCTATCCATAGCCATGTTCCTGGACGCTGTGAATCTGCCCATGTCCTGGTTTGCTCAAAACTGGATGCTCTTTGGCCTGTACTTCTGTCCCATGATATTCGGCATGGGCATCGTCCCAGCCATCTACTTTAGCCGCACAAAGGAGGTGAGTGGAGTAAATAAAAGTGCTTTGGGTCATTGATAACTAACTATTTCCCCTTTTACCTCATTAGCATGGACTTCCCTTGGGCTATGGCATACAACTGCTGATGCACTCCCATTGCCTCATCCTGACCGTCGTCACAGTGGTCATGATCAGCTACAGCATTCGCTCGGCCTTTGTTATCATGCTCTGCATTGCCTTCTATACCCTTTCCGTAATCATCAATATGGTCACGCGGGCACAC
It encodes the following:
- the LOC108159199 gene encoding endoplasmic reticulum metallopeptidase 1 isoform X2, translated to MKSKYENMKIIYNRSKIGWYWAPLFVSFWFLLFYLVAVSSFHRMPRLKTTQDELQQPGQFIGERAENTLLRLSKIGPKVVGSAANEQVAVQFLLSEITDIIDGARTDLYNIEKDVQIASGNYLLWSMVNVYQSVQNVVVKLSPKNATSEAALLINTHFDSVPGSSGAGDAGMMCVIMLEVLRVITKYETPLTYSVVFLFNGAEENPLQGSHAFITQHPWAQNVKAVMNLDSAGSGGREILFQSGPDNPWLMKYYGKNIVHPFASTIGEELFQNGFVPSETDFRVFRDFGNIPGLDMAQVLNGYVYHTKYDRFNLIPRRTYQLTGDNILALVKALANAEELENPSKYAEGHMIFFDVLGWFFVYYPESTGEIINISVCVVVCATIVGYIWIMSSSTGMFRRRIWVKFGILTALQVAGVGLGIGLVLSIAMFLDAVNLPMSWFAQNWMLFGLYFCPMIFGMGIVPAIYFSRTKEHGLPLGYGIQLLMHSHCLILTVVTVVMISYSIRSAFVIMLCIAFYTLSVIINMVTRAHKTNFLWLIPHCLCQVLPFMFYTYCCYAFYVVFVPMQGRECNTNPEILMGFFTALMVILFAPFLVPLLCLFRKSKTIISMFGVCTLLFIIFAATPIAFPYAEKTAPQRFFAVHTARTFHNADRASTVNHTDSGYFVVPVDRRPHTLDDILFDNTNYSKAEPIDCDSEIMCGYPIYSSRWLNAVDNSYFVPGPEPNKDYLPTLSIIDKSSSSAKNIKFTLEIAGPDHTSIFIQPVNGTTLVDWTFTKEPLEQNVKPPYYVYWSYALDPTPLQFSMEFEHENDNWSGDTFKIAIMGHRTHHDMYIDEEFREFLATFPPWAHVSSWIGSYNSWQL
- the LOC108159199 gene encoding endoplasmic reticulum metallopeptidase 1 isoform X1; translated protein: MRELKMKSKYENMKIIYNRSKIGWYWAPLFVSFWFLLFYLVAVSSFHRMPRLKTTQDELQQPGQFIGERAENTLLRLSKIGPKVVGSAANEQVAVQFLLSEITDIIDGARTDLYNIEKDVQIASGNYLLWSMVNVYQSVQNVVVKLSPKNATSEAALLINTHFDSVPGSSGAGDAGMMCVIMLEVLRVITKYETPLTYSVVFLFNGAEENPLQGSHAFITQHPWAQNVKAVMNLDSAGSGGREILFQSGPDNPWLMKYYGKNIVHPFASTIGEELFQNGFVPSETDFRVFRDFGNIPGLDMAQVLNGYVYHTKYDRFNLIPRRTYQLTGDNILALVKALANAEELENPSKYAEGHMIFFDVLGWFFVYYPESTGEIINISVCVVVCATIVGYIWIMSSSTGMFRRRIWVKFGILTALQVAGVGLGIGLVLSIAMFLDAVNLPMSWFAQNWMLFGLYFCPMIFGMGIVPAIYFSRTKEHGLPLGYGIQLLMHSHCLILTVVTVVMISYSIRSAFVIMLCIAFYTLSVIINMVTRAHKTNFLWLIPHCLCQVLPFMFYTYCCYAFYVVFVPMQGRECNTNPEILMGFFTALMVILFAPFLVPLLCLFRKSKTIISMFGVCTLLFIIFAATPIAFPYAEKTAPQRFFAVHTARTFHNADRASTVNHTDSGYFVVPVDRRPHTLDDILFDNTNYSKAEPIDCDSEIMCGYPIYSSRWLNAVDNSYFVPGPEPNKDYLPTLSIIDKSSSSAKNIKFTLEIAGPDHTSIFIQPVNGTTLVDWTFTKEPLEQNVKPPYYVYWSYALDPTPLQFSMEFEHENDNWSGDTFKIAIMGHRTHHDMYIDEEFREFLATFPPWAHVSSWIGSYNSWQL